In a genomic window of Gloeocapsopsis dulcis:
- a CDS encoding SMI1/KNR4 family protein: MFEWLPEQIEQAKIISKEFEQGWKFRLNPPATKADIDSCEAALGIPLPPSYREFLLQWNGAHLFYTHKSLLPDGNVWYHEGRMFSIQSTHELFDFNQEERGDLSDEEWDSLILFCNYNGGGDSCGLNPAQTTNSEYAVLDCDHDSHPVEWRQAKIASSFAE; encoded by the coding sequence GTGTTTGAATGGCTACCGGAGCAGATAGAGCAAGCAAAAATAATCTCAAAGGAATTTGAGCAGGGCTGGAAATTCCGCTTGAACCCACCAGCAACAAAAGCAGATATTGATTCTTGTGAGGCTGCACTAGGTATACCTTTACCACCAAGCTACAGAGAGTTTCTATTGCAGTGGAATGGTGCTCACTTATTCTACACTCATAAATCTCTACTACCTGATGGTAATGTTTGGTACCACGAGGGTCGTATGTTTAGTATCCAGAGCACTCACGAACTCTTCGATTTTAATCAGGAAGAAAGAGGCGATCTTAGCGATGAAGAATGGGATTCGCTCATCCTCTTTTGCAATTATAATGGCGGCGGAGATAGCTGTGGACTCAACCCTGCTCAAACAACTAACTCGGAGTATGCAGTTCTAGATTGCGATCATGATTCTCATCCAGTAGAATGGCGGCAAGCCAAAATTGCCTCTTCCTTTGCCGAGTAG
- a CDS encoding SMI1/KNR4 family protein, whose product MFEWLPERIEQAKIISQEFSLDWRFILNLPATEAEIRTCETDLGVLLPLSYREFLLRWNGASLFREESQLSGGVLSEIGIKGTHELLNFNREEKVNFTNEEWDSLILFCYLGMSADYCGFDPSQEKNAEYAVLDCFHELEPAQWRQSKIASSFIEWLEQIFEQVAQKKHPFFWLGSKDLW is encoded by the coding sequence ATGTTTGAATGGTTGCCGGAACGAATAGAGCAAGCAAAGATAATATCACAGGAATTTTCGCTGGACTGGCGGTTCATCCTCAATCTACCAGCTACAGAAGCAGAGATTCGAACTTGTGAGACGGACTTAGGTGTATTGTTGCCACTAAGCTACCGAGAATTCCTACTGCGGTGGAATGGTGCTTCCCTATTTCGTGAAGAAAGCCAACTAAGTGGCGGTGTTCTCTCCGAAATTGGTATTAAGGGCACTCATGAACTTCTGAATTTCAATCGTGAGGAAAAGGTCAATTTCACTAATGAGGAATGGGACTCACTTATCCTCTTTTGTTATTTAGGCATGAGTGCGGATTACTGTGGATTCGATCCCAGCCAAGAAAAGAACGCGGAGTATGCAGTTCTAGATTGTTTTCACGAGCTTGAGCCAGCACAGTGGCGGCAATCAAAGATTGCTTCTTCCTTTATAGAGTGGCTGGAGCAAATCTTTGAACAGGTAGCCCAGAAAAAACATCCATTCTTTTGGCTAGGTTCAAAGGATCTGTGGTAG
- a CDS encoding HNH endonuclease, giving the protein MGLLSPSWVRTSLVLAQLPQVGSQAKNKEDKPEEVVDTEVNTPVVPDTGVDNIGVVDPIVKKPAAKISDKVIVETKEIRLPVSNKPGQISTQAYICLLTIWQNFSTAPDVTYGAYVACTAGVPYNIQLMLERSNVNTPYNYLQSSKAPTHFCSGSSFCQTPTYKHTVSGTKHLHATAIATWIGTEGEVVGSPKVRATWHYNDVGKAYPRVQLPQPGPSEYVPFPYDPPYNVCPDGSVPPPSCYRDPDFPKNVEAYYRLKQWVIPTGSKIEVHHIKPLRWGGDNYVQNGVILTHTDHLPFTKWWRKFNPRVW; this is encoded by the coding sequence TTGGGACTGCTCAGCCCCAGTTGGGTAAGAACATCCCTAGTCTTAGCACAGCTTCCTCAAGTAGGATCACAGGCTAAGAACAAAGAGGATAAACCTGAAGAAGTTGTTGATACAGAAGTCAATACCCCAGTTGTTCCTGATACTGGGGTTGACAACATAGGAGTTGTTGACCCGATTGTAAAAAAGCCTGCTGCAAAAATCAGTGACAAGGTAATTGTCGAAACTAAAGAGATAAGACTACCTGTAAGCAACAAGCCCGGACAGATATCTACCCAAGCTTACATATGTTTACTTACAATTTGGCAAAATTTTTCAACAGCACCAGACGTGACCTATGGAGCTTATGTAGCCTGCACTGCTGGAGTTCCATATAATATTCAACTAATGCTAGAGCGCTCCAATGTCAACACTCCTTACAACTATCTACAAAGTAGTAAGGCTCCAACTCATTTCTGTTCTGGAAGTAGTTTCTGCCAAACTCCCACTTATAAACACACCGTCAGCGGCACGAAACATCTCCATGCAACAGCTATTGCAACTTGGATCGGAACTGAAGGTGAAGTCGTTGGTTCTCCAAAAGTTAGAGCGACTTGGCATTATAACGATGTGGGCAAGGCCTATCCAAGGGTTCAACTGCCCCAGCCCGGACCTTCTGAATATGTCCCATTTCCCTACGACCCACCTTATAACGTGTGTCCGGATGGTAGTGTACCCCCACCCTCTTGTTATCGCGATCCCGACTTTCCAAAAAACGTAGAGGCTTACTACCGACTTAAGCAGTGGGTGATTCCAACAGGGTCAAAAATCGAGGTTCATCACATCAAACCGCTAAGGTGGGGTGGGGACAACTATGTGCAAAATGGAGTTATCCTTACCCATACAGACCACTTACCCTTCACTAAATGGTGGAGGAAGTTTAATCCGCGTGTGTGGTAA
- a CDS encoding S8 family peptidase, whose product MLYFRPVIRLGVGLLGTAAFSLSSFLSVTAQPNAGLPDQYIVVLRDGHDPLTVAQQHANVHALSVGFVYKHALKGYAARIPEGRLAALARDPRVLFISEDRPVKATGQTLPTGVDRIQADVSSTKSGNGTGTVNVAVAIVDTGIDIRHRDLNVVGGKNCSTGGTSYDDGNGHGTHVAGTVAAKDNGIGVVGVAPGTPLYAVRVLDDTGSGTWSSVICGIDWVSANAANYGIKVVNMSLGGSGSDDNNCGYTNGDALHQAICKSVEKGLTYVVSAGNSALDFVNSVPAAYNEVLTVTAIADFNGQPGGGAAPTCSADIDDTAASFSNFTTIGSDDESHTIAAPGVCINSTWKGRSYNTISGTSMAAPHIAGTAALCIASGACSGLTPNQIIAKLRSDAAAQPTNYGFTYFSNSPNDTTRYYGSLGYAGGY is encoded by the coding sequence ATGTTATATTTTCGACCTGTTATTAGACTTGGTGTTGGTCTTCTGGGTACCGCTGCATTCAGTCTTTCGAGCTTCCTATCTGTAACTGCACAACCTAATGCCGGACTGCCAGATCAGTATATTGTCGTCCTGCGTGATGGTCACGACCCACTCACGGTTGCGCAACAACACGCGAACGTTCATGCTCTGAGTGTAGGTTTTGTCTATAAACACGCGCTCAAGGGTTATGCCGCGCGCATTCCTGAAGGGCGACTTGCAGCACTTGCCCGCGATCCACGTGTATTATTCATCTCAGAAGATCGTCCAGTCAAAGCAACGGGACAAACACTACCAACCGGCGTAGATCGTATTCAAGCAGATGTGAGTAGCACCAAATCTGGTAACGGGACGGGAACTGTAAATGTAGCTGTGGCGATCGTGGACACTGGTATTGATATCCGCCATCGCGACTTGAATGTAGTGGGGGGCAAGAATTGTTCGACCGGAGGCACAAGCTACGACGATGGCAATGGTCATGGCACTCATGTAGCTGGTACAGTTGCAGCCAAGGATAACGGTATAGGTGTTGTAGGTGTAGCTCCTGGAACACCACTTTATGCAGTGCGCGTTCTAGACGACACTGGCTCAGGAACTTGGTCGTCAGTCATTTGTGGCATCGACTGGGTAAGTGCAAACGCGGCTAATTACGGAATTAAGGTTGTGAACATGAGCCTTGGCGGTAGTGGTTCAGACGACAACAACTGTGGTTACACCAACGGTGACGCACTGCATCAAGCTATTTGTAAATCAGTAGAAAAGGGTCTAACATACGTCGTCTCTGCTGGTAATAGCGCTTTGGACTTCGTTAACTCTGTCCCTGCTGCTTATAACGAGGTACTCACGGTGACAGCGATCGCTGATTTCAACGGACAGCCAGGGGGTGGGGCTGCACCAACTTGCAGTGCTGATATTGATGATACTGCTGCCAGTTTTAGTAATTTCACGACGATTGGCAGTGATGATGAATCTCACACAATAGCTGCACCAGGTGTTTGCATCAACTCGACTTGGAAGGGTCGCAGCTACAATACCATTTCTGGTACGAGCATGGCTGCTCCACATATTGCTGGTACAGCGGCGCTTTGCATTGCAAGTGGAGCGTGTTCTGGGCTAACTCCAAATCAGATTATTGCCAAGCTGCGTAGCGATGCGGCAGCCCAGCCTACGAACTATGGCTTTACATACTTTTCTAATTCGCCAAACGATACTACACGCTATTACGGTTCCTTAGGGTATGCTGGTGGCTATTAG
- a CDS encoding pentapeptide repeat-containing protein — translation MASALRILETDKKLTYRAAFMDTDELLKKYAAGERNFSSANLRSADLTRATLNTADLSEAILSEAILTQAELGEANLSRTILTKADLTEAVLAGAKLTGAILTEAELSRVNLYDAFLLGANLAGANLTEGNLGGANLSQGNLSGINLSGANLAQANLQGVNLTEANLSKVDLTEANLSGADLSGAVLSGAILSDANLSDAILSRAVLTEAVLQGANFGGAVLSGVNLSQVNLEGANLSNAVLTSVNLTDVDLSQTNLSGATMPNGNIHD, via the coding sequence ATGGCATCAGCTTTAAGAATCCTTGAAACTGACAAAAAGTTAACTTATAGAGCAGCCTTTATGGATACTGATGAACTTCTCAAAAAGTATGCGGCAGGAGAGAGAAACTTTAGTAGTGCTAATTTGCGTTCTGCGGATTTGACACGAGCAACGCTCAATACAGCTGACTTGAGTGAAGCGATTTTAAGCGAAGCAATTTTGACTCAAGCCGAATTAGGTGAAGCAAATCTCAGCAGAACAATTTTAACAAAAGCAGACCTAACAGAAGCAGTTTTGGCAGGAGCAAAGCTGACTGGCGCAATCTTAACAGAAGCGGAATTAAGTCGAGTTAATCTGTACGATGCTTTTTTATTGGGTGCGAATTTAGCGGGAGCTAATCTCACAGAAGGTAACTTAGGAGGCGCTAACCTCAGTCAAGGAAACCTTAGTGGAATTAACTTGAGCGGAGCAAACTTAGCTCAGGCAAACTTGCAAGGAGTTAACTTAACCGAAGCAAACTTGAGTAAAGTAGATTTAACCGAAGCAAATCTGAGTGGCGCAGATCTCAGTGGGGCAGTTTTGAGTGGGGCAATTTTAAGTGATGCTAACCTAAGTGATGCCATTCTCAGCCGAGCAGTTCTCACCGAAGCTGTTTTACAAGGAGCGAACTTTGGTGGAGCTGTCTTGAGCGGTGTTAACCTTAGTCAAGTAAACTTAGAAGGAGCAAACCTGAGTAACGCAGTACTAACTAGTGTCAACCTCACAGACGTAGACCTGAGTCAAACAAACTTAAGTGGCGCAACCATGCCTAATGGTAATATCCACGACTAA
- a CDS encoding hydroxyacid dehydrogenase, whose protein sequence is MKIAVFEIEDWERELFDKLSGEHIIKYCDEPLTSENASRFTDANVICAFIYSSLSKNILRQFNQLQLIATRSTGFDQIDITYCQQHDIKVCNVPNYGEHTVAEHVFALLLALSHRIVDAVDRTRKGDFSFQGLQGFDLLGKTLGVICTGAIGRCVIAIAKGLRMNVVAYEQNPREELASQLGFRYAQMSEVLASADIITLHVPANKKTYHLFSDEQFSQMKDGVVLINTTRGSVVDIKALLQALATGKVAAAGLDVLPEEFVMHHEKELLKSLVHKQNNLEELLANQILLRLSNVIVTPHCAFNTYEARTRILNTTIDNIESFCQGKPQNVVVD, encoded by the coding sequence GTGAAAATTGCCGTCTTTGAAATTGAAGACTGGGAGCGCGAACTTTTTGATAAGTTGAGTGGCGAACACATTATTAAATACTGTGATGAGCCACTAACGAGTGAAAATGCAAGTCGATTTACTGATGCCAATGTTATTTGTGCGTTTATCTACTCAAGTCTCAGTAAAAATATTCTGCGGCAGTTCAATCAATTACAACTTATTGCTACGAGGTCAACAGGGTTTGACCAAATTGACATAACTTACTGTCAGCAACACGATATAAAAGTCTGCAATGTTCCTAATTACGGCGAACATACAGTTGCTGAACATGTATTTGCCCTGTTATTAGCGTTAAGCCACAGAATTGTTGATGCTGTTGACCGCACTCGTAAAGGTGATTTTTCTTTTCAGGGATTACAAGGCTTTGATTTATTAGGTAAAACCCTCGGTGTAATTTGTACTGGAGCAATCGGGCGTTGTGTCATTGCCATTGCTAAAGGCTTACGAATGAATGTTGTTGCATACGAACAAAATCCTCGCGAAGAGTTAGCATCTCAGTTGGGATTTCGTTATGCTCAAATGTCAGAAGTTCTGGCAAGTGCAGACATTATTACACTACATGTTCCTGCAAATAAGAAGACTTATCATTTATTTTCTGATGAGCAATTTTCTCAAATGAAAGATGGTGTAGTGTTGATTAACACAACTCGTGGAAGTGTAGTGGATATCAAAGCATTATTACAAGCTTTGGCAACCGGAAAAGTTGCTGCTGCTGGTTTGGATGTCTTACCAGAAGAATTTGTGATGCATCATGAAAAAGAATTGTTAAAGTCTTTAGTCCATAAACAAAATAACTTAGAAGAACTTCTCGCAAATCAGATATTACTGCGCTTATCAAATGTGATCGTGACTCCTCATTGTGCCTTTAATACTTATGAGGCTAGAACGCGAATTCTGAATACGACTATTGATAACATTGAAAGTTTTTGTCAAGGTAAGCCGCAAAATGTTGTCGTTGATTAA
- the psb29 gene encoding photosystem II biogenesis protein Psp29: MNNVRTVSDTKRAFYTSHTRPINTIYRRVVEELMVEMHLLSVNVDFSYNPIYALGVVTAFERFMQGYQPQRDKESIFNALCQAVESDPQQYRQDAERLGLFAKNVSATELMAWLRGETHKEEVGEFQQQIQAIAHNPNFKYSRLFAIGVFSLLELSDPAIVKDEKQRVEALKKIAATLNISEDKLNKDLELYRANVDKMEQALATIADILSADRKKRQQTTPDKGIAVTTPDSDDPSQAPGSPQDKTPFGS, from the coding sequence GTGAATAACGTCCGTACTGTTTCCGATACCAAGCGAGCTTTCTACACATCCCATACTCGTCCGATCAACACAATTTATCGTCGAGTAGTTGAAGAACTGATGGTAGAAATGCACTTGCTGTCAGTGAATGTCGATTTTAGCTACAACCCAATTTATGCTTTGGGCGTAGTCACTGCTTTTGAGCGGTTTATGCAAGGTTATCAACCCCAAAGAGATAAGGAATCAATTTTTAATGCCTTGTGTCAAGCTGTAGAAAGCGATCCACAACAATATCGCCAGGATGCCGAACGTTTAGGTCTATTTGCGAAGAACGTATCAGCTACTGAGTTAATGGCGTGGCTGCGTGGGGAAACTCACAAAGAAGAAGTAGGCGAGTTCCAACAACAAATTCAAGCGATCGCCCACAATCCCAACTTTAAATACAGCCGCTTGTTTGCGATCGGAGTGTTTAGTTTATTAGAACTGTCAGATCCTGCGATAGTCAAGGACGAAAAGCAGCGAGTCGAGGCTCTTAAGAAGATTGCTGCTACCTTGAACATCTCAGAAGATAAACTTAACAAGGATTTAGAACTGTACCGCGCTAATGTAGACAAAATGGAGCAAGCATTAGCAACAATTGCAGATATCCTTTCTGCTGACCGTAAGAAGCGTCAGCAAACCACTCCAGACAAAGGCATTGCCGTAACAACTCCTGATTCTGACGATCCTTCACAAGCCCCTGGTTCGCCGCAAGACAAAACTCCTTTTGGTTCTTAA